In the Brassica napus cultivar Da-Ae chromosome A7, Da-Ae, whole genome shotgun sequence genome, one interval contains:
- the LOC106430133 gene encoding E3 ubiquitin-protein ligase MBR2-like has protein sequence MPSSGDPSTTIGQHIRHQPMNLPPFPTSDEPLIPKPSRICKSAMSTFFLLPSSSNEPNNRRKGKKQTTSSFRSLGCTSSASQQVSVPAVIRSSANWDASDVKSKKTKSKKKNNGCSGYSGGGSVKILSEAERSGCGPVPDVWCGPGVGFSTDAVVSGTVEAEPPSRNIPARRKIDGEGSSVPPRRSHNQETSLYFDSDLTSRDEQMQTLFSDRYHRHLRQPYPNGLDEMMMIHNGFVMGEMLGSHDHFRDLRLNVDGMSYEQLLELGDRIGYVDTGLNEKQIKTCLWRVKPSHKATPLEDRKCSICQEEYEGKDEVGKLRCGHRYHIHCAKQWLLRKNSCPVCKTMPFA, from the exons ATGCCTTCTTCCGGAGATCCCTCGACAACAATCGGCCAACACATCAGACACCAACCCATGAACCTCCCACCATTTCCCACCTCCGACGAGCCTCTAATCCCCAAACCCAGCCGCATCTGTAAATCCGCCATGTCTACCTTCTTCCTCTTACCTTCATCGTCCAACGAACCCAACAACAGAAGAAAGGGGAAGAAACAGACGACGTCGTCCTTTCGCAGCCTCGGCTGCACCTCCTCCGCCTCTCAGCAGGTTTCCGTCCCCGCCGTGATCCGCTCCTCCGCGAACTGGGACGCGAGTGATGTCAAAAGCAAGAAGACgaagagcaagaagaagaacaatggTTGTAGTGGCTACAGTGGCGGTGGCTCGGTTAAGATCTTGAGCGAGGCTGAACGAAGCGGTTGCGGTCCGGTTCCTGATGTTTGGTGCGGACCCGGTGTCGGGTTTTCCACCGATGCGGTGGTCTCCGGCACCGTCGAAGCGGAGCCTCCGAGTAGGAATATTCCGGCGAGACGCAAAATCGATGGAGAG GGCTCTTCTGTTCCTCCCCGGCGATCTCATAATCAAGAAACTAGTCTTTACTTTGACTCTGATTTGACATCGAGGGATGAACAGATGCAGACGCTTTTCTCTGATAGATACCATCGTCATCTACGACAACCTTACCCTAATGGACTCGACGAG atgatgatgatacatAATGGTTTTGTAATGGGAGAGATGTTAGGCTCTCACGATCACTTCCGTGACTTGAGGCTCAACGTCGATGGCATGTCTTACGAG CAACTTTTGGAGCTTGGTGATAGAATTGGGTATGTGGACACTGGACTTAATGAAAAACAGATCAAAACCTGTCTCTGGAGAGTCAAACCATCTCACAAAGCTACACCACTTGAAGATAGAAAGTGCAGCATTTGTCAA GAAGAGTATGAGGGTAAAGACGAGGTAGGGAAGTTAAGATGTGGGCACAGGTACCATATCCACTGTGCGAAACAATGGCTGTTAAGGAAGAACTCTTGTCCCGTCTGTAAAACTATGCCATTTGCTTAA
- the LOC106430136 gene encoding ETHYLENE INSENSITIVE 3-like 3 protein: MSGGDLPISVTDIRMENEPDDLAVAEIDVSDEEIDAEDLERRMWKDRVRLKRIKERTKIVSSQTKETPKKVSEQAQRKKMSRAQDGILKYMLKLMEVCKVRGFVYGIIPEKGKPVSGSSDNIRAWWKEKVKFDKNGPAAIAKYEEECLAFGKSDGDRNSQFVLQDLQDATLGSLLSSLMQHCDPPQRKYPLEKGMPPPWWPSGDEEWWVKLGMAKGQSPPYKKPHDLKKMWKVGVLTAVIKHMSPDIAKIKRHVRQSKCLQDKMTAKESVIWLAVLNQEESLTPQPSSDNGASNVTETHRRGNNAERRRKTVINSDSDYDVDGREEASGSVSSKDNRRKQTQKEQPTATSQPVRDQDKAEKHRRRKRPRRTVNGQEEEQPETEQRIVLPDMNHVDAPLLEYNINGTTHHQEEGVLGPEENSLELVIPEFNNNYTYLPPVNGQAMIPVEERSMLYGPNTNQELQFGSGYNFYNPSAVFVHNQEEDLIHTQIEMNPQAPPHNNGFEAPGGVLQPHNLLGNEDSVTGRDLPPQFQSDQDKLLDSNILSPFSDLAFDSNTFFSGFDSYGVDDHLSWFGA; encoded by the exons ATGAGCGGGGGCGATCTCCCTATCTCCGTCACAGACATCAG GATGGAGAATGAGCCTGATGACTTAGCTGTAGCGGAGATTGACGTGAGCGATGAAGAGATTGATGCGGAAGACCTTGAGAGACGGATGTGGAAGGATCGCGTCAGGCTCAAAAGAATCAAAGAACGAACTAAAATCGTTTCGTCTCAAACGAAGGAGACGCCTAAGAAGGTCTCTGAACAAGCGCAGAGGAAGAAAATGTCTAGAGCTCAAGACGGTATACTCAAGTACATGTTGAAGCTCATGGAAGTCTGCAAAGTCCGCGGCTTTGTCTACGGTATCATACCCGAGAAGGGGAAGCCTGTGAGCGGCTCCTCTGACAATATAAGAGCTTGGTGGAAAGAGAAGGTCAAGTTTGATAAGAACGGTCCTGCTGCGATTGCTAAGTATGAAGAGGAGTGTTTAGCCTTTGGGAAGTCAGATGGAGATAGAAACTCGCAGTTTGTGTTACAAGACTTGCAAGATGCTACTTTAGGGTCTTTGTTGTCTTCTTTGATGCAGCATTGTGATCCTCCGCAGAGGAAGTATCCTTTGGAGAAAGGGATGCCTCCTCCTTGGTGGCCAAGTGGGGATGAAGAGTGGTGGGTGAAGCTTGGGATGGCTAAAGGACAGAGTCCTCCTTACAAGAAGCCGCATGATCTCAAGAAGATGTGGAAAGTTGGGGTTTTGACGGCTGTGATTAAGCATATGTCGCCTGATATTGCGAAGATCAAGAGGCATGTTCGCCAGTCTAAGTGTTTGCAGGACAAGATGACGGCGAAAGAGAGCGTGATTTGGTTGGCGGTTTTGAACCAGGAGGAGTCTCTTACCCCGCAGCCTAGCAGTGACAATGGAGCTTCTAATGTAACCGAGACGCACCGGAGAGGTAATAACGCTGAGAGGAGGAGAAAGACAGTGATCAATAGTGACAGTGACTATGATGTTGATGGGAGGGAAGAGGCTTCAGGTTCAGTTTCTTCTAAAGACAATAGAAGAAAACAAACTCAAAAAGAACAACCAACAGCCACTTCACAGCCAGTAAGAGATCAAGATAAAGCGGAGAAACACCGGAGAAGGAAAAGACCTAGAAGAACTGTCAATGGACAAGAGGAAGAACAGCCAGAAACTGAACAAAGAATTGTATTACCTGATATGAATCATGTTGATGCTCCTCTGCTAGAATATAACATCAACGGTACTACTCATCACCAAGAGGAAGGTGTTTTAGGACCAGAGGAGAACAGTCTGGAGTTGGTGATCCCTGAGTTTAATAACAACTATACTTATCTTCCTCCTGTCAATGGACAAGCTATGATACCTGTAGAGGAAAGGTCAATGCTTTACGGACCAAACACTAACCAGGAGTTGCAGTTTGGGTCAGGTTACAACTTTTATAATCCCTCTGCAGTGTTTGTGCACAATCAGGAAGAAGACCTTATCCATACACAGATAGAAATGAACCCACAAGCACCGCCTCATAACAATGGATTCGAGGCTCCAGGAGGAGTACTTCAACCCCATAATTTACTTGGGAATGAAGACAGCGTCACAGGAAGAGATTTGCCGCCTCAGTTTCAGAGCGATCAAGATAAACTCTTGGACAGTAACATTCTATCTCCATTCAGTGACTTGGCGTTTGATAGCAACACCTTTTTCTCTGGGTTTGATTCCTATGGTGTTGATGATCACTTGTCATGGTTTGGAGCTTAG